The Candidatus Phaeomarinobacter ectocarpi genome includes a region encoding these proteins:
- a CDS encoding fumarylacetoacetate hydrolase family protein: MKLATFTHGGTTRIGKVVDDKIIDLTKADPTLPTDMISFLAAGDAAMAAAQKASEADAVALSDVTLEAPIMKPGKVMAIGLNYGDHVKEAGLDIPENQIWFTKSPTGCVGEGADVLKPAVSDMVDWEAELVMVIGKRARNVPRDRAHEIVAGYCCGNDISVRDWQFHSPQFTIGKSFDTHGPIGPWLTTSDEVGDPHDLDIKCLVNGEVMQSSNTQHLIFDCFDQIAELTQVMTLEPGDIIFTGTPGGVGIAMKPPQFMKVGDTVTIEIEKLGSITNTLVSEDTKTIIG; the protein is encoded by the coding sequence ATGAAGCTCGCAACATTCACCCATGGTGGAACAACCCGCATCGGCAAGGTCGTAGACGACAAGATCATCGATCTCACCAAGGCCGATCCGACACTGCCAACCGACATGATCAGTTTTCTTGCCGCCGGTGACGCGGCAATGGCGGCCGCTCAAAAAGCCAGCGAAGCGGATGCGGTCGCTCTGAGTGACGTGACCCTCGAAGCGCCCATCATGAAGCCCGGCAAGGTCATGGCCATTGGCCTCAACTACGGGGACCACGTCAAGGAAGCCGGTCTGGACATCCCGGAAAACCAGATCTGGTTCACCAAGTCGCCCACAGGTTGCGTTGGCGAGGGGGCAGATGTCCTCAAGCCCGCCGTGTCCGACATGGTGGACTGGGAAGCCGAACTCGTCATGGTCATCGGCAAGCGTGCCCGCAATGTCCCGCGCGATCGCGCCCATGAGATTGTCGCGGGCTATTGCTGTGGCAACGACATTTCCGTGCGGGACTGGCAGTTCCACTCGCCGCAATTCACCATCGGCAAGAGCTTTGACACCCATGGACCCATCGGCCCGTGGCTCACAACGTCTGATGAGGTGGGCGACCCCCACGATCTCGACATCAAATGCCTCGTCAATGGTGAGGTGATGCAAAGCTCCAACACCCAGCACCTGATTTTCGATTGCTTCGACCAGATCGCTGAACTGACACAGGTCATGACCCTGGAGCCCGGCGACATCATCTTCACCGGCACACCCGGCGGCGTGGGCATTGCCATGAAGCCGCCTCAGTTCATGAAGGTCGGCGACACTGTCACCATTGAAATCGAGAAGCTGGGATCCATCACCAACACACTGGTCTCCGAAGATACAAAGACCATCATCGGGTAG
- a CDS encoding bifunctional 3-(3-hydroxy-phenyl)propionate/3-hydroxycinnamic acid hydroxylase yields the protein MYDVTIIGYGPVGAMLAALLGARGRKVLVVERDTQVYPMPRAVHLDHEVFRLISLVNADKAVMDISRPTSAYDFETADGDLLMGFKPSKGLAPTGYPWSNLFHQPTLERAMRADVARYPNVDVRLGVEFRSYDVSQPDHVKVTLSDDPGNPVETRYLVGCDGGRSQVRRQAGIAMDDMDFNEPWVVVDVLLAKGMDSLHDASRQICDPHRPVTSIPIGNGRHRWEFMLLPDEADTDMTTPQMLESLITPQLPDGISMSQIEVERCAVYTFHGVFAERWREGRVLIAGDAAHQMPPFMGQGLCSGVRDAANMAWKLDAVLAGDAAETLLDSIQPEREPQIRFITETAIGMGQVVCTHDIEQAAARDKEMCVGAREDRISDMPGLPPVEAGGDNTPNAGLPLAKDDGLDAAAVYQPILIVRSKDNAPDTNTASRIPGLHVAWLEGEGALEDPAGLLATQLAEADALLARPDKIIFGTGKADDLTAAYARYLETGHGKAA from the coding sequence ATGTACGACGTGACCATCATCGGTTACGGGCCGGTTGGGGCGATGCTCGCGGCGTTGTTGGGTGCCAGGGGCCGAAAGGTTCTCGTGGTGGAACGCGACACGCAGGTCTATCCCATGCCGCGCGCCGTTCACCTGGACCACGAAGTGTTTCGCCTCATCAGTCTTGTGAACGCGGACAAGGCCGTGATGGACATCAGTCGTCCGACATCAGCCTATGATTTTGAAACCGCTGACGGCGATCTGCTGATGGGGTTCAAGCCGTCCAAGGGCTTGGCGCCCACGGGATATCCATGGAGCAATCTCTTCCACCAGCCAACGCTGGAAAGGGCCATGCGGGCTGACGTCGCCCGCTATCCCAACGTTGATGTGCGCCTTGGCGTGGAGTTCAGGTCATACGATGTATCTCAGCCCGACCACGTGAAAGTCACACTTTCTGATGATCCCGGCAATCCGGTTGAAACACGATACCTCGTCGGGTGCGATGGAGGCCGCTCGCAGGTGCGGCGCCAGGCGGGCATCGCCATGGATGACATGGACTTCAACGAACCATGGGTCGTGGTGGATGTTCTGCTGGCCAAAGGCATGGACAGTCTGCATGACGCCAGCCGCCAGATTTGCGACCCGCACCGCCCCGTCACATCCATACCCATCGGCAATGGACGCCATCGGTGGGAGTTCATGTTGCTGCCCGATGAGGCGGACACGGACATGACGACCCCGCAGATGCTCGAGAGCCTCATCACGCCCCAATTGCCCGACGGCATCTCAATGTCTCAGATCGAAGTGGAGCGCTGCGCTGTCTACACCTTCCACGGTGTGTTCGCAGAAAGGTGGCGCGAAGGCCGCGTCTTGATTGCCGGAGATGCCGCCCACCAGATGCCGCCGTTCATGGGCCAGGGCTTGTGTTCAGGCGTGCGGGACGCTGCCAACATGGCCTGGAAACTGGATGCGGTGCTGGCGGGCGATGCCGCCGAAACGCTGCTGGACAGCATCCAGCCGGAACGCGAACCGCAAATCAGGTTCATCACCGAGACAGCCATCGGAATGGGTCAGGTCGTGTGTACCCACGACATCGAGCAGGCAGCCGCACGAGACAAGGAAATGTGCGTCGGCGCGCGCGAGGACCGCATCTCAGACATGCCCGGCTTGCCGCCGGTAGAAGCTGGCGGCGACAACACCCCCAATGCAGGTTTGCCACTGGCAAAGGATGACGGCCTCGATGCAGCGGCAGTCTATCAACCGATCCTGATTGTCCGCTCAAAGGACAACGCCCCCGATACCAACACGGCGAGTAGAATTCCCGGACTGCATGTTGCCTGGCTTGAGGGCGAAGGCGCGCTTGAGGACCCAGCCGGACTGCTGGCCACACAACTCGCGGAGGCAGACGCCCTTCTGGCACGGCCGGACAAGATCATTTTCGGGACCGGCAAAGCTGACGACCTGACGGCTGCCTACGCCCGTTACCTTGAAACCGGCCACGGCAAGGCGGCCTAG
- a CDS encoding CapA family protein yields the protein MIDIGILTSGRGVTNWARVALLSLFFLHPGAPAFGAEDLIEIVVVGDTGFNGAGAKVSAQGGYKHGRRVFIDDAIAGIRHELPADISLANLETAVTTNNAIGGTPKRFPFRTHPDAIKGFVAAGLNAFSLANNHALDYRQAGAGDTLRHLNDLRSQGLLAFPGLGRSRAEAAAPHMVDIHGTAIALSSIGIGGWGVPAPPGKAGMLQYPDDFEFVQNALRETPADIRILSVHYGKEFQPETPRSTRRQFRQSIANEGFFVIAGHHKHVANGIELIETASGQSGLIFYGLGNFLHLGMQNMGRHDLCHDFGLLGRVTLKKQDDGSLTLVSVRVLPLTDMHVATKPLPPEKAATRIHVINHLSGQLTDADAGAQGLAFTPQRDGSGLWCNPADGSSPCDAGRPAPLPSSALANRIAKACSRVLRR from the coding sequence GTGATCGACATAGGTATTCTTACCAGCGGGCGCGGGGTTACCAACTGGGCCCGGGTTGCGTTGCTGTCGCTATTTTTTCTGCATCCGGGCGCACCGGCTTTTGGCGCAGAGGACCTGATTGAAATCGTTGTCGTGGGCGACACCGGTTTCAATGGGGCGGGAGCAAAAGTGTCCGCCCAAGGGGGGTACAAGCATGGCCGGCGCGTTTTCATTGATGACGCCATTGCCGGTATCCGACATGAACTTCCCGCGGATATTTCCCTCGCCAATCTGGAAACGGCCGTGACAACCAACAATGCAATTGGTGGAACGCCCAAGCGATTTCCATTCCGCACCCATCCGGACGCGATCAAAGGGTTTGTTGCGGCCGGACTGAACGCTTTTTCCCTCGCCAACAACCACGCGCTGGATTACCGGCAGGCTGGTGCAGGTGACACGCTGCGTCACCTGAATGATCTGCGATCGCAGGGCCTGCTTGCGTTTCCCGGGCTGGGTCGATCGCGCGCAGAAGCAGCAGCGCCGCATATGGTGGACATTCACGGAACAGCCATCGCCCTGTCGTCCATTGGAATTGGCGGGTGGGGTGTCCCGGCGCCACCGGGCAAGGCCGGCATGCTTCAGTACCCGGATGATTTTGAGTTTGTTCAAAACGCGCTTCGGGAGACGCCAGCCGATATCAGAATTCTCTCCGTTCATTACGGCAAGGAGTTTCAACCGGAGACGCCACGGTCCACGCGCCGACAGTTTCGGCAGTCCATTGCCAATGAAGGCTTCTTTGTGATTGCCGGACATCACAAGCATGTGGCCAACGGGATTGAGCTGATCGAAACAGCGTCGGGGCAATCCGGGCTGATCTTCTACGGGCTGGGGAATTTTCTACATCTTGGCATGCAGAACATGGGACGACATGATCTGTGCCACGACTTTGGGCTGCTCGGCCGCGTCACCCTAAAGAAGCAGGATGATGGGTCGCTGACCCTTGTGTCTGTGCGGGTGCTCCCCCTCACCGACATGCATGTCGCGACAAAGCCTTTGCCACCTGAAAAGGCGGCAACGCGCATTCATGTCATCAACCACCTGTCGGGGCAATTGACCGATGCAGATGCAGGCGCACAGGGCCTGGCATTCACACCACAGCGTGACGGCTCAGGCCTGTGGTGCAATCCTGCCGATGGGTCGAGTCCCTGCGATGCAGGTCGGCCTGCGCCGCTACCCTCATCTGCCCTTGCAAACAGGATTGCAAAGGCGTGCAGCAGGGTTCTACGCCGGTGA
- a CDS encoding globin, which translates to MTKSDAITHTLELVVEKAGDPAPLVYERLFRERPDLEEMFFMDADAGVRGSMLQQCFDCIFDIAGEGVLCSSVIPSECQRHTEYGVESDLFISFFKTIQDTFKDLLADDWTPDMQSAWDGLLTQLANVHAEAA; encoded by the coding sequence ATGACGAAAAGTGACGCCATCACCCATACGCTGGAACTGGTTGTGGAGAAGGCGGGAGACCCGGCACCACTGGTTTACGAACGCCTGTTCAGGGAACGGCCCGACCTCGAAGAGATGTTCTTCATGGATGCTGATGCCGGTGTGCGTGGCTCCATGTTGCAGCAGTGTTTCGATTGCATCTTCGACATTGCAGGAGAAGGTGTCCTGTGCAGCAGCGTCATCCCGTCCGAATGTCAGCGTCACACCGAATATGGCGTCGAGTCAGACTTGTTCATCAGCTTCTTCAAGACGATCCAGGACACCTTCAAGGATTTGCTCGCTGATGACTGGACGCCAGACATGCAAAGCGCCTGGGACGGCCTGCTCACCCAATTGGCCAATGTCCACGCTGAGGCGGCCTGA
- a CDS encoding ATP-dependent nuclease, which translates to MIKFTDPSFVGPPKEPDPDAASLTISEITFSDGTQVTLSPNDIVVLVGPNNAGKSALLREIGRWVPGGGGPLRQVSTDAKLRPIGNDRDVRERLQKFGTVFERGGTTVVRGHGFNIEAYSGLENLPMTSLPLQGVFHRAIRTKDRITGSDPATSFDALSKGPNTPIQLAYFDSDIESRISRHFRKAFGQDLIVMRVGGNKIPLLVGQRPTLDPGEDPTRRSYLGKLAASTKALQEQGDGMRSFATVILETLAGQSPTIITLDEPEAFLHPPQAHLLGELLARERRPLTQLFVATHSPDVLAGFLKEAPEQLRLLRIHRSGDVNQVKELPKDKVKAVAADPLMKYSPVLSGVFHQRTIICEADADCMFYQSLLALPSVSTETHPDVLFVHANGKHRMAAMAEALKALAVPVDVIADFDVLSEKSTFQNLVVTLGGDWSAIETDWNTVKSAIESRKPWLNADALISEITKKLDAAAGKPEFPKKTSVEIRNVLKMDSPWAAAKSTGDAAIPNGQPTQAMGRLRDYLEHIGLWIVPVGELEGFYRSAGKHGPKWLQTVMEECDLDTEPDLEQAREFVRSVWARPIS; encoded by the coding sequence ATGATCAAATTCACTGATCCTTCCTTTGTCGGACCGCCCAAGGAACCTGACCCTGACGCAGCATCGCTGACAATTAGCGAGATTACGTTCTCCGACGGCACGCAAGTGACTCTCTCTCCAAATGATATCGTTGTTCTAGTGGGCCCGAACAACGCGGGAAAGAGTGCCCTTCTCCGAGAGATTGGGCGGTGGGTGCCTGGCGGCGGAGGACCGCTCCGCCAAGTTTCCACCGATGCCAAACTAAGACCTATTGGTAATGACCGGGATGTGCGTGAGAGGCTACAAAAATTTGGCACCGTGTTTGAGAGAGGAGGAACGACGGTAGTCCGTGGCCACGGCTTCAATATTGAGGCTTACAGCGGTCTGGAAAACTTGCCCATGACAAGTCTACCCCTGCAGGGCGTTTTTCATCGCGCTATCAGGACCAAAGATCGGATCACAGGAAGCGACCCGGCGACTTCTTTTGATGCGCTTTCAAAAGGACCAAATACTCCGATTCAACTGGCATACTTTGATAGCGACATCGAAAGCCGCATTAGCCGCCATTTTAGGAAGGCGTTTGGTCAAGACTTAATCGTCATGCGCGTCGGAGGTAACAAAATCCCCCTACTTGTCGGGCAGCGACCGACGCTCGATCCTGGAGAAGATCCAACCAGGAGGAGCTACCTCGGAAAGCTCGCGGCTTCGACCAAAGCGCTGCAGGAACAAGGAGATGGTATGCGCAGCTTTGCAACCGTAATTCTTGAAACACTTGCGGGCCAAAGTCCGACGATCATAACTCTGGATGAACCCGAAGCGTTTCTACACCCTCCACAAGCGCATCTATTGGGTGAACTCTTGGCAAGAGAGCGGCGCCCACTTACACAACTATTTGTGGCAACTCACAGCCCCGATGTCCTGGCCGGTTTCTTGAAAGAAGCACCTGAGCAGTTGCGCCTGCTACGCATACACCGTTCTGGAGACGTTAACCAAGTCAAGGAGCTACCAAAAGACAAGGTCAAAGCAGTTGCGGCCGACCCTCTGATGAAATACTCGCCGGTTCTGTCGGGCGTGTTTCATCAGAGGACAATAATCTGCGAGGCGGATGCCGATTGCATGTTCTACCAATCGCTGCTCGCGTTGCCGAGCGTAAGCACCGAGACGCATCCGGATGTCCTGTTCGTGCATGCGAATGGAAAACACCGTATGGCCGCTATGGCCGAAGCGCTCAAGGCACTAGCGGTCCCAGTTGACGTGATCGCTGACTTCGATGTGCTTAGCGAGAAATCGACATTTCAGAACTTGGTTGTCACCCTTGGGGGAGATTGGTCGGCAATCGAGACCGATTGGAACACCGTAAAAAGCGCGATTGAAAGTCGAAAGCCATGGCTGAACGCGGACGCCTTGATCTCTGAAATTACCAAGAAGCTGGATGCCGCCGCAGGCAAGCCAGAATTTCCCAAGAAGACGTCCGTAGAAATTCGAAATGTCCTCAAAATGGATTCTCCTTGGGCGGCGGCAAAAAGCACTGGCGATGCAGCCATACCAAATGGTCAGCCTACCCAGGCCATGGGGCGACTTCGAGATTACCTCGAGCACATCGGCTTGTGGATTGTGCCTGTTGGAGAGCTTGAAGGTTTCTACCGGTCTGCAGGGAAACACGGCCCCAAATGGCTGCAAACTGTAATGGAAGAGTGTGACTTAGATACCGAGCCTGACTTGGAGCAAGCGCGAGAGTTTGTACGGTCTGTTTGGGCGCGACCGATTTCTTAG
- a CDS encoding DNA adenine methylase encodes MESIHERVPVRPAHPAAPYIGGKKNLAKRLVKRIEMIPHSLYAEPFVGMGGVFLKRLTRPRAEVINDISKDVATFFRILQRHYVPFVEMMRFQLTTRVEFERLMATDPDTLTDLERAARFLYLQRTAFGGRVAGRHFGVSPDRPARFDVTKLVPVLEDLHVRLAGVVIERLAWDAFIDRYDRPNALFYLDPPYWGAERDYGDQFTKADFERLAVQLAELKGTFLLSINDRPEVRKIFDGFKMEKVKVARTAGVNAKARKAVSELIIS; translated from the coding sequence ATGGAGTCGATTCATGAGCGCGTGCCGGTGCGTCCGGCACATCCCGCAGCCCCGTATATCGGCGGCAAGAAGAACTTGGCCAAGCGCCTAGTGAAACGCATTGAGATGATCCCGCACTCGCTCTATGCCGAGCCATTCGTCGGTATGGGCGGCGTATTTTTGAAGCGTCTGACCCGGCCGAGGGCCGAAGTCATCAACGATATCAGCAAGGACGTCGCTACCTTCTTCCGGATACTGCAGCGCCACTATGTGCCGTTCGTGGAGATGATGCGGTTTCAGCTGACAACGCGTGTAGAGTTCGAGCGGCTGATGGCGACGGATCCGGACACGCTAACGGATCTGGAGCGTGCAGCCCGGTTCCTGTATCTGCAGCGCACTGCCTTCGGCGGCCGCGTTGCCGGCAGACACTTCGGTGTGTCCCCAGACCGTCCAGCGCGGTTCGATGTCACAAAGCTCGTTCCGGTCCTCGAAGATCTTCACGTGCGGTTGGCTGGTGTTGTCATCGAGCGTCTTGCTTGGGACGCCTTCATCGATCGCTACGACCGCCCCAATGCTCTCTTTTATCTTGATCCGCCCTACTGGGGCGCCGAGCGTGACTATGGTGACCAGTTCACCAAGGCCGACTTTGAGCGCCTGGCAGTCCAGCTCGCAGAACTGAAGGGCACTTTCTTACTGTCAATCAACGACCGTCCGGAAGTGCGCAAAATCTTCGACGGGTTCAAAATGGAGAAGGTGAAGGTCGCACGCACGGCCGGGGTAAATGCCAAAGCGCGCAAGGCGGTAAGTGAGCTGATTATTTCTTGA